A region of Moorena producens PAL-8-15-08-1 DNA encodes the following proteins:
- a CDS encoding transglutaminase domain-containing protein — protein MILNSYPFFKERQKLDKTIRPIGASSLQGIAFWREKIIAIDSIKGYLLQIDPFTDNTTILNPDRESDLVGVTGLAVAGETLWLTLQDSVYFCHINKKITLQHFVDLPSNPNGIAVKDSTVYVTCKKLGYIIIYSINTGHEITRLRSPGVGIEHITIRDEELWVSDDQEQTVYCLDRATGEIQFSVLTPFENPTGLAFCSDPQTGEDTLYVAYATEEAYIRDNPNADPNYELQYRDRTFIHPLHFTYNPEGRYALSNGYLIEMSYVEELDPLKDIELNDLEWRIALPSETDRQKVSKVEPVGIPFTIDVQDGQQVAVFKFDNLKPGERHIFGWKALLEVWSIKYRLTPRDMEALPELPPEFQNRYLVDDDKLAMDTEIIRRSAKEAIGSETNLLRQVYSIRNYVYDKLSYHVTPKIDTPDIVLRRGVGSCGEYLGVLLALGRLNGIACRTVGRYKCPPHPDQIGIPLVPDFNHVWMEFYIPTIGWLPMESSADDTVEGGPYPTRFLMGLAWYHIEIGKGIKFEILKSQGVPVKKEDISIGELAINHVRFKILAELPSGSASIEQ, from the coding sequence ATGATTCTGAATTCATATCCATTTTTTAAAGAACGACAAAAATTAGACAAAACTATCCGACCAATTGGAGCATCTTCCCTGCAAGGTATAGCATTTTGGAGAGAAAAAATAATTGCTATCGACTCGATAAAGGGTTATCTACTACAAATTGATCCCTTTACTGATAACACAACGATTTTGAATCCAGATCGTGAGTCAGATTTAGTCGGTGTTACTGGTTTAGCAGTGGCAGGAGAAACCCTCTGGTTAACGTTACAAGATAGTGTATATTTTTGCCATATAAATAAAAAAATAACCCTGCAACACTTTGTTGATTTGCCTTCCAATCCTAATGGAATCGCTGTTAAAGATTCAACGGTTTATGTTACCTGTAAAAAACTGGGATATATTATTATATATAGCATAAATACAGGTCATGAAATTACCCGATTGCGTTCTCCGGGAGTTGGCATTGAACATATAACAATTCGCGATGAAGAACTGTGGGTATCTGATGACCAAGAACAGACAGTTTACTGTCTTGATCGAGCAACTGGCGAAATTCAGTTCAGTGTACTCACCCCCTTTGAAAATCCTACTGGCTTAGCGTTTTGTTCTGACCCCCAGACGGGAGAGGATACCCTCTATGTTGCTTATGCAACTGAGGAGGCTTACATCCGCGATAACCCTAACGCTGATCCTAATTATGAATTGCAGTATCGCGATCGCACTTTTATTCATCCGTTACACTTTACCTACAATCCGGAAGGTCGCTATGCACTCTCCAATGGCTATTTAATCGAAATGTCCTACGTCGAGGAACTTGACCCCCTCAAGGATATCGAGTTGAATGATTTGGAATGGCGAATTGCCTTGCCATCGGAAACTGACCGACAAAAGGTCTCAAAAGTCGAACCCGTAGGTATACCCTTTACTATAGACGTTCAAGATGGTCAGCAAGTTGCCGTCTTTAAGTTTGACAATCTCAAGCCAGGGGAACGCCATATCTTTGGCTGGAAGGCACTCCTAGAAGTCTGGAGTATCAAGTACCGCCTGACACCACGGGATATGGAGGCGTTGCCTGAGTTACCGCCAGAATTTCAGAACCGTTATTTGGTGGATGATGACAAGTTAGCCATGGATACAGAAATCATCCGCCGTTCGGCTAAAGAAGCAATTGGTAGCGAAACGAATCTGTTGCGGCAAGTCTACAGTATTCGCAATTATGTCTACGACAAACTTTCCTACCACGTGACCCCTAAAATAGATACTCCTGACATTGTGCTACGAAGGGGTGTGGGGTCTTGCGGCGAGTATTTGGGAGTATTGCTAGCTTTGGGACGCCTTAATGGTATCGCGTGCCGCACTGTTGGTCGTTACAAATGCCCTCCCCATCCTGACCAAATTGGTATTCCTTTAGTACCAGATTTTAATCATGTTTGGATGGAATTTTATATCCCAACAATCGGCTGGCTACCGATGGAATCGAGTGCTGATGATACGGTTGAAGGGGGTCCTTATCCCACTCGGTTTTTGATGGGTCTTGCCTGGTACCATATAGAGATCGGTAAAGGAATTAAGTTTGA